Proteins encoded in a region of the Falco biarmicus isolate bFalBia1 chromosome W, bFalBia1.pri, whole genome shotgun sequence genome:
- the LOC130142149 gene encoding serine/threonine-protein kinase Nek3-like: MEEYKVLKILGEGSFGRALLVHHRISDQKYAMKEIRLPMSSSDVENSRKEAVLLAKMKHPNIIAYKESFEAGGHLYIVMEYCDDGVLMQKIKHQRGNLFPEEKILHWFVQMCLGVKHIHDKSVLHRDIKSKSIFLTQNGKVKLGDFGSACLLAHPVSYACTYVGTPYYVPPEIWENMPYNNKRY, from the exons ATGGAAGAATACAAAGTGTTGAAAATACTAGGAGAGGGATCCTTTGGCCGAGCTCTCCTAGTTCATCATAGAATCAGTGACCAGAAGTATGCAATGAAGGAAATAAGACTTCCCATG TCTTCATCTGATGTAGAGAACTCTAGGAAGGAAGCAGTCCTTTTGGCTAAAATGAAACATCCAAATATCATTGCCTATAAAGAATCATTTGAAG CTGGTGGACATCTGTATATAGTGATGGAATATTGTGATGATGGAGTTCTAATGCAAAAGATAAAACACCAAAGAGGAAATTTGTTCCCTGAAGAAAAG ATCCTTCATTGGTTTGTGCAGATGTGCCTGGGTGTGAAGCACATTCATGATAAAAGTGTGTTGCACAGGGATATCAAATCCAAG AGCATCTTCCTCACTCAAAATGGAAAAGTCAAATTAGGAGATTTTGGATCTGCATGCCTTCTTGCACA TCCGGTGTCATATGCTTGCACATATGTGGGAACTCCTTATTATGTACCTCCAGAAATATGGGAAAATATGCCATACAACAACAAAAGGTATTAG
- the LOC130142115 gene encoding LOW QUALITY PROTEIN: cytoskeleton-associated protein 2-like (The sequence of the model RefSeq protein was modified relative to this genomic sequence to represent the inferred CDS: substituted 1 base at 1 genomic stop codon) gives MANKDYRYSSTFYQEKKTFSGVPIRKKQASISSSRTRSATSNKLQDKIQLXSSPKPEMESKGNANKLSWDQSSGLSEKSVILNSSTTTLTNSISGANYNEDHASKDEVTEIKSQHVSLNKPVLQMKSIKEKQSVEENPNSGIGLPKKPVLGVYHGKVIQSKVNSFQKTPKSEGEKSSLPDKKFLPPATKPAATSLLISSRNVVLKTIEVTNNPNSVKAGYVLPFQSKPSNKAAINSQSTLKEWQLTSVVAPKKVTENMIRGRVAQPLKAASNNSDHRILRVKKCTSSCEDARPEAPAKPVSVVLGTKSGQNLKTNGNRISLLPKISGEERRACLDEWRASRGKVLKRPPIHMQLGPKSKSKEQGFSSGESLENVFHNEKVNRTLAECLKLTEQGCQSDEVHAMLEDMAQSTPGAKKLVKYWICCIRLEQMGPLEKVIAVYEEAILAGAVPKDELRHTLINIIKITGSLFEPEDGGAVVESGLREVVEVSGSLGSEHRSRFRRPLRILCSDDQKAESDDTKAEASSEVIKNKEMDSDLKPRGDILPKKNKKQMTKESTKKKGKCGTEEQNEDWATSFTPSVNSPEKENGTSYFMRYNQSTTPCLGRVKMHHKAHDSSAKDLKIVTPLRCSKHIREKMHKLLDTVKDQDPCVSSFEQLGELE, from the exons ATGGCG AACAAAGACTATAGGTATTCTTCAACtttttatcaagaaaaaaagaccttttctgGTGTGCCCATTCGAAAAAAGCAGGCATCAATCAG cagtagCAGAACTAGGAGCGCAACTAGCAATAAACTGCAAGACAAAATACAGCTCTAAAGTTCTCCAAAGCCGGAAATG gaaagcaaagggaatGCTAATAAACTGTCATGGGACCAATCAAGTGGTCTGAGtgaaaaaagtgttattttaaacTCTTCCACAACCACACTGACAAATTCCATCTCGGGAGCAAACTATAATGAAGATCATGCTTCTAAGGATgaagttactgaaataaaatctcagCACGTGTCACTTAACAAGCCTGTCTTGCAAATGAAAAGCATAAAAGAGAAGCAGTCAGttgaagaaaacccaaattCAGGTATCGGCCTACCAAAGAAACCAGTGCTTGGTGTGTATCATGGCAAAGTTATCCAATCCAAGGTAAACTCCttccaaaaaacaccaaaaagtgAGGGGGAAAAGAGCTCTTTGCCAGACAAGAagtttcttcctcctgccaccAAACCAGCAGCAACATCTTTGCTGATCAGCAGCCGTAACGTAGTCTTGAAGACCATCGAAGTCACAAACAACCCTAATTCTGTAAAAGCAGGTTATGTCCTCCCATTTCAGAGCAAACCATCTAACAAAGCTGCTATTAACTCCCAGTCCACTCTGAAGGAATGGCAACTGACATCTGTTGTAGCACCCAagaaagtaacagaaaatatgaTTCGTGGAAGGGTTGCACAGCCACTGAAGGCTGCTTCTAACAATTCTGACCACAGGATACTAAGAGTGAAGAAATGCACAAGTTCTTGTGAAGATGCAAGACCAGAAGCTCCAGCAAAACCAGTTTCTGTTGTTCTTGGTACAAAGTCAGGACAGAATTTGAAAACTAATGGCAATAGAATATCTCTTCTACCAAAAATctcaggagaagagagaag agctTGTCTGGATGAATGGAGGGCATCTAGAGGAAAAGTGTTGAAGAGACCTCCTATACATATGCAGCTGGGACCCAAGTCTAAAAGTAAAGAACAAGGGTTCTCTTCTGGTGAATCTTTAGAGAACGTATTCCATAATGAAAAGGTCAACAGGACTCTTGCAGAATGTCTGAAATTAACTGAACAA GGATGTCAAAGTGATGAAGTACATGCCATGTTGGAAGATATGGCACAGAGCACTCCTGGGGCTAAAAAGCTTGTGAAATATTGGATCTGCTGTATACGTCTTGAACAGATGGGCCCTCTTGAAAAGGTCATTGCTGTCTATGAGGAGGCCATTTTGGCAGGGGCAGTG CCTAAAGATGAACTACGACACACActaataaatattataaaaattacTGGAAGCCTCTTTGAGCCTGAGGATG GGGGAGCTGTGGTAGAATCTGGTTTACGTGAGGTAGTGGAAGTCAGTGGAAGTTTAGGTTCa GAGCATCGGAGCAGGTTCAGGAGGCCTCTAAGGATCCTCTGCTCTGATGACCAAAAAGCAGAGAGTGATGACACTAAGGCAGAGGCTAGCAGTGAAGTGatcaaaaacaaagaaatggatTCAGACTTGAAACCAAGAGGAGACATTTTgccaaaaaagaataaaaagcagatgactaaagaaagtacaaaaaagaaaggaaaatgtggaaCAGAAGAGCAGAATGAAGATTGGGCTACATCTTTTACCCCATCAGTTAATTCTCCTGAGAAAGAGAATGGCACATCTTATTTCATGAGGTACAATCAATCTACCACACCATGCTTGGGAAG GGTGAAGATGCACCATAAGGCACATGACTCCAGTGCTAAAGACCTGAAAATTGTAACCCCTTTGCGATGTTCTAAACACATTCGGGAGAAGATGCACAAGCTGTTGGATACTGTTAAGGATCAAGATCCATGTGTGTCTTCATTTGAACAGCTAGGAGAATTGGAATAA